In Portunus trituberculatus isolate SZX2019 chromosome 44, ASM1759143v1, whole genome shotgun sequence, a single window of DNA contains:
- the LOC123518868 gene encoding uncharacterized protein LOC123518868 has product MVPVSARTYTGVKSIMSDASSSCQASVVCENVILINQPHLEQHTRNLNFRYFVRTLSGSGRRDRDKLHLTTSPFITLRAAASHGIMLLTCPDTGDRQVLLGESIGIGLAIGLVCGVIFISIFFIVYRSSYIQNLAAMKKDTKFTGCKNRKVVTSHTSGEPQEAQPYQTRTEIIDDKKRQHENIAVRYKNQQQEEEINVSETDYQNTDHYPHGYDNNYDQPTYENVADMSNYEYEYDYIAPSTVQRWYDEAQSSEGYVHMQSPRQT; this is encoded by the exons ATGGTGCCAGTTAGTGCCAGAACGTACACTGGCGTCAAGTCTATTATGAGCGACGCCTCCAGTTCGTGTCAAGCGAGCGTCGTGTGTGAGAACGTCATCCTGATCAACCAGCCACACCTTGAACAACATACGAGAAATCTGAATTTTCGATACTTTGTTCGCACACTTTCTGGCTCTGGCAGGCGGGACAGGGATAAATTGCACTTAACCACTTCACCTTTTATCACTCTTCGTGCTGCAGCAAGTCACG GTATCATGCTACTCACCTGCCCGGATACTGGTGATAGGCAAGTGCTGTTGGGAGAGAGCATTGGCATTGGTCTGGCAATAGGTCTTGTGTGTGGCgttatctttatttccatcttcttcattGTGTATCGGTCCAGTTACATACAAAATTTGGCTGCCATGAAGAAGGATACTAAGTTTACAGGATGCAAAAACAGAAAAGTGGTCACCTCGCACACTTCTGGTGAGCCACAAGAAGCACAACCCTATCAGACAAGAACAGAAATCATAGATGATAAGAAAAGGCAACACGAGAATATAGCAGTCCGATACAAGAACcaacaacaggaggaagaaatcaATGTATCAGAAACCGATTACCAGAACACTGACCATTATCCTCATGGATATGATAACAACTACGATCAACCAACATACGAAAATGTAGCAGATATGTCAAACTATGAATATGAATACGATTATATTGCGCCTTCCACAGTTCAGAGATGGTATGACGAGGCTCAGTCTAGTGAGGGGTATGTACACATGCAATCGCCTCGCCAGACTTAA